One bacterium genomic window, CTTGTCGTTTTTGAACCCAAATTCAAACTTGGTGTCGGCGATAATGATCCCCTTGGTCAGGGCATAGTCAGCTGCGGTCTGATAAACCGCCAGCGACTTGTCGCGGCAGAGTGCCGCGGTATCTTTGCCAACAATCTCAATCATCTGCTCGTAGCTGATATTCTCATCATGCCCGTCGTCATTCTTTGACGATGGCGTAAAGAGCGGTTCGGGCAGTTTCTCCGATTCCCGGAGGGTCGGCGCAAACGTGAATCCATGCACGACATTCGATCCGGCTTTGCGGGCAGCCTGCAGCTCTTTCCACATCGAGCCGGAGATATAGCCGCGCACGATGCACTCCGCGTCGACCCGGTCCGCCTTGACGACGATCATAGAACGCCCTTCAAGCTGGTCGCGGTAAGGTCGGAGCTTCACCGGATATTCATCGACATTGGCGGTCACCAGATGGTTGTCGACGACATCTTTCAGCAGATCGAACCAGAATAGCGACGTCTGGTTCAGAACTTTTCCTTTGCCCGGAATACCGTTCTGCATGACCACATCAAAGGCCGAGATCCGGTCGGACGCGATAAAGAGAAGGGTCTCCCCCAGATCATAAATGTCGCGCACTTTGCCACGACGGATCAGCGGATACTCTTTGATATCGGTGGTCAATACCACGTTGTCGGCGGCGGCATTACTCATGAATGCTATACTCTCCTTTAATAAGTTTCTGTAACGCTTTCGGGTAAATGAGATGTTCCTGCTGCAAAACACGCGCAGCTAGTGTATCAGGTGTATCACCCTCCAGAACAGGGACCCGAACCTGCTCCAGAATGCGGCCGTGATCGTAGATCTCGTCGGCCAAATGAACAGTACAACCTGACTCTTTCTCTTTAGCGGCCAGGACCGCTTCGTGCACAAAGTGACCGTACATCCCCGGCCCACCGTATTGTGGGAGTATCCCCGGATGGATATTCACCACCCGATTGGGAAATGCCTTGAGGACGGCGCTCGGCATCAACTTGAGGTACCCGGCCATGACGACATAGTCTATCTGCCGCTTCTTCAGGTGCGCCACCAGATCGCCACCGGCTTCCGAGGGAGTCCCGTATTCTTTCGCATTGAATAACGAAGTATCGATCCCTTGCTCTTTCGCTCGGTCAAGCCCCAGCGCCTTCCTGGTATTCGAGACGACCCAGACCACATCAGCATCCAGCTCATTTCGCTTCGATGCATCAATGATCGCCTGCATATCCGATCCCTTGCCGGAGATGAAGACCGCAAGCCGCGCGCGTTTTGATTCCGGCATCAATTATCCAGCTTCTCTTTCAGCAATCGGTTGACCATTTCGGGATTCGCCTGACCCTTGGTCGCTTTCATCACCTGCCCGACAAAAAAGCCAAACACACTTGCTTTGCCGGCACGGTACTGTTTGACGCTATCCGGGCTCGATGCTATCACCTGCTCGATGATCGGAATGATCGCGGAATCATCGGAGATCTGCACTAATCCCTTTTCTTTGATAATAACCGATGGTGCCTGGCCCGTTTTCACCATCTCGGCAAAAACCGTCTTGGCGATCTTGCCCGAGATCTCTCCCGACGAAATCTTGTTCACCAGTTCGGCAAGCATATCGGGACGAATTCTGGTCGTGGCGATATCATCCCCCGACTCATTCAGCACTGCCAGCAGTTCCACTTGCAGCCAGTTGGCGGCACCAACACCATCTTTCGTGTGACGCATCATCTCTTCGTAATAATCTGCCAGTGCTCGGCTGTCGGTCAAGACCTGAGCATCGTATTCACGAATGCCGTACTGTGCGACCATCCGCCTTGCCTTGGCTTCCGCAAGTTCCGGCAGGTTCTTGCGAGTTTCGTCTATCCATGTATCGCTGATGATCAGATTGACCAGATCCGGCTCAGGGAAATAGCGGTAATCATGCGACTCCTCTTTGCCGCGCATCGCCTCAGCGGTTTGCTTCTTTTCGTTCCAAAGAAGTGTCTCCTGGACAACTTCGCCACCCGACTTGATCAATTTGATCTGACGGTCTATCTCATATTTCAGGGCCCGCTCAACCCCTTTGAAGCTGTTCATGTTTTTCAGCTCGGTGCGGGTACCGAATTTCTCCTGCCCGACCGGACGAACAGAGACATTCGCATCACAGCGCAAATGCCCCTTTTCCATATCGCCGGAACAGACGCCGAGATACTGCACGATCTGTTTCAGTTTGGTCAAATAGCCATACGCTTCTTCGGGAGAACGAATATCTGCGTGAGAGACGATTTCGATCAATGGTGTGCCGCACCGGTTGAGGTCGACCTTGGTATACGCGCTGCCATCTTCGGGATGCATCAATTTGCCGGCATCTTCTTCGAGATGTATGCGAATCAGGCGGACCGTCTTCTCTTCCCCTGAATCAAGCCGAAAGCTGATCACTCCACCCTCGCCGATTGGGCGGTCAAACTGCGAGATCTGGTACCCTTTGGGGAGGTCAGGATAGAAGTAATTCTTGCGGGCAAAGACCGAACGGTTCTGGACATTTCCGTCCGTGGCGAGGATCATCTTAATGGCAAATTCTGCCGCCCGTCTGTTCATCACCGGCAATGCGCCAGGGAGTCCAAGACAGACTGGGCAGGTCCGGCTATTCGGTTCTGCGCCGTATTCCACTTTGCAGGAACAGAAGATCTTGGATTCGGTCTGCAATTGCGCGTGAACCTCGAGTCCGATAACCGGCTCGAAGCCGTCGATGACTGCCACTCTGCTTCTTATCCTCCTGAAAGCCGGAAATATATCGGGTCGCACCCGGAGGTCAAGCGATTCCGGAACCCACTTAACTTATAATCAGAACCAGACTTGGAGCATGTGCAGCTCTTCTCGTAGTTGGCTGGCCGAACGGAAATGAATGAAGTGGATCCCCGACCGTTCTACTGCCTCGCGATATGCGACCGTATCGTCGATAAAGACGATCTCCTCCGCACGCATCCCACAGCGGTCTATCAACTTCTGGAAAATCGCCGGTTCCGGCTTCCGCGCCCCGAGCTCGTACGACATCAGGATGAAATCGAATAGATCCCGGTGGTGAAGTCGACTCTCCATATCATGTTCCCACTCGCAGTTATTGGAAAGCATCCCGAGCAAGTACTTCCCCTGGAGCTGTCGAACGATCCGCAGAGATTCGGGCATCGGATGAAACATCCCCACAAACATCTCGTGCAGATCGGCATCAGAATGCGCAATCCCACCCGCCAGTCGAAACGCCTCCCAATACTGAGACTCGCTAATCTCCCCGCGTTCGAACTCAGCTATGCGGGATTCCCACGCGGCCTCCGCCTTCTCTGGCGAAATACCGAGATGTGTGGAAAAGTGCTCCAGTGACTGACGATAATTGTAGGTATACAACACACCGCCGAAATCAATCACCACTGCCCGGATCGGGGTCGTTAGGCGCGGCATGTTGGTCAGTGCCCCAGACATAGCAGGAACGAATCGAGGTGATTGTCGAACAGAATGGGATCTTCGAGATTTATCAAGTGGCCGATATTGGGGAACTCGACCAGTCGCGATCCCGCAATATGCTTGTGTAAGACGTGAGAGAGGGGGACAAAAACCTTATCCAGCTCTCCGATCATGATACAGGTTGGCACGGTGATCTGATGAACATGGTCGGTGTCGACCTGAGTTCGGTACTTGCCGCGCATCGGGTCTTTCCAGATCTCCCCGGTGTGGTCATCGATCATCTGCCCAACCAGTTCCGCGACATGCGCACGCGGTCCCTTCAGCCACGAAAGTGTCATCTCTTTCCATGACTCCTTGGCCGCCTCAAGCGACACTTCGCGGGCCAATCGGTCGAATTTCTGGTACTTTCTCCCGATATCGTACCCCGAGGCCCCCGTGCTGATCAGCGAAAGCGACGCCAGCCTATCCTGATGTTCCAGCGCATATCCTATCGCGGTCGAGCCCCCCATCGAAAGTCCAACCAAGTGTATTCGATTGAGGCCCACAGCATCAAAGAACTTGTGAAGATCCTCCACCCGCTCGAAACGTCCATACCGGCCGGGCACAGCATCTGATTTCCCGTGGCCCAACGCGTCGACTAAGATCACGCGATAGTGTGTCTTGAAGAATTCCGCCTGGGCATACCAGGAGCGACGGTCCAGCGTGAAACCGTGCAGGAAGACAAGCGGATCTCCCTCGCCATACTCCTCGTAAAACATCCGGTAGCCGCCAAGGTCTGCGTATGGCATAAATTACTTCAACTTCTCCAGAATGTGTGCCGCTTGAAAGAGCGAGAGTTCATCCAGATAACGTCCCATAAATTGCACGCCGATCGGGCGTCCGTCTGAGGACATTCCGTGCGGCACCGATATCGCCGGGTGGCCGGTCAAACTTGCGGTGACCGTATAAACATCGGAAAGATACATCGCCAGCGGATCGCTCACCTTCTCCCCCAGTTTGAATGGCGGGGTCGGCGAGGTCGGACAGATGATCAAATCGCACCTCTCGAATGCGCGTTCAACTTCGCGGCGAAGCAGCTCTCTCACTTTGGAAGCTTTGATATAATACGCATCGTAATAGCCCGAGGAAAGCGTGTATGTCCCAAGCATGATCCGTCGTTTGACCTCACGTCCAAACCCTTTGGCACGCGTGTCGCTGTACATTTCGGCGAGTGACTTGTCGCCGGACTCGCGAATCCCGTATTTCACGCCATCAAAACGGGCAAGGTTGGCCGAGGCTTCGGCACATGCAACAACATAGTAGACCGCGATCCCTTTGTCGGTCGATGGCAGTGAGACATCGACAATCGTGTGCCCGGCTTTCTTGAGAGCGGTAATCGCATCCTGCACCACCTGATTGACCTCGCGGTCCAGACCCGCCGGGAAATACTCTTTGGGTATGCCGATCCGGAATTTCCTGTCGGACTTGATCATCTTTGGGTAATCGGGATGGTCAAACGCCACCGAAGTCGAATCGCGACGGTCTCGCCCTGCCACCGCCTGATAAACCAGCGCGATATCTTCTGCGTTGCGAGCTAGCGGTGAGATCTGGTCAGTCGACGAAGCAAACGCCACCAGTCCATATCGCGAGATACTTCCATAAGACGGCTTCAGGCCGAGAATCCCGCAGAACGAGGCCGGCTGTCTGACTGATCCGCCGGTCTCGGAGCCGAACGCAAGCGGGACTATCCCCTGCGCCACCGCGGCCGCCGATCCACCAGATGATCCACCCGGCGCAAGGTCTTTTCGCACTGGATTGTGCACCGGCCCGAAATAGCTGTTCTCATTGGATGACCCCATCGCGAACTCATCCATATTGGTTTTGCCGATAATCACAGCCCCTTCGGCGATCAGGCGTGTGACCAGGGTAGCATCGTATGGCGGCGTATATCCTTCGAGAATGTGCGACCCACAGGTGCACGGGTAGTCGGTGTAGGAAATATTATCCTTGATGGCAATCGGCACTCCCGCCAAACT contains:
- the purN gene encoding phosphoribosylglycinamide formyltransferase, producing the protein MPESKRARLAVFISGKGSDMQAIIDASKRNELDADVVWVVSNTRKALGLDRAKEQGIDTSLFNAKEYGTPSEAGGDLVAHLKKRQIDYVVMAGYLKLMPSAVLKAFPNRVVNIHPGILPQYGGPGMYGHFVHEAVLAAKEKESGCTVHLADEIYDHGRILEQVRVPVLEGDTPDTLAARVLQQEHLIYPKALQKLIKGEYSIHE
- the gatB gene encoding Asp-tRNA(Asn)/Glu-tRNA(Gln) amidotransferase subunit GatB, which codes for MDGFEPVIGLEVHAQLQTESKIFCSCKVEYGAEPNSRTCPVCLGLPGALPVMNRRAAEFAIKMILATDGNVQNRSVFARKNYFYPDLPKGYQISQFDRPIGEGGVISFRLDSGEEKTVRLIRIHLEEDAGKLMHPEDGSAYTKVDLNRCGTPLIEIVSHADIRSPEEAYGYLTKLKQIVQYLGVCSGDMEKGHLRCDANVSVRPVGQEKFGTRTELKNMNSFKGVERALKYEIDRQIKLIKSGGEVVQETLLWNEKKQTAEAMRGKEESHDYRYFPEPDLVNLIISDTWIDETRKNLPELAEAKARRMVAQYGIREYDAQVLTDSRALADYYEEMMRHTKDGVGAANWLQVELLAVLNESGDDIATTRIRPDMLAELVNKISSGEISGKIAKTVFAEMVKTGQAPSVIIKEKGLVQISDDSAIIPIIEQVIASSPDSVKQYRAGKASVFGFFVGQVMKATKGQANPEMVNRLLKEKLDN
- a CDS encoding HAD family phosphatase, with protein sequence MSGALTNMPRLTTPIRAVVIDFGGVLYTYNYRQSLEHFSTHLGISPEKAEAAWESRIAEFERGEISESQYWEAFRLAGGIAHSDADLHEMFVGMFHPMPESLRIVRQLQGKYLLGMLSNNCEWEHDMESRLHHRDLFDFILMSYELGARKPEPAIFQKLIDRCGMRAEEIVFIDDTVAYREAVERSGIHFIHFRSASQLREELHMLQVWF
- a CDS encoding alpha/beta hydrolase, which gives rise to MPYADLGGYRMFYEEYGEGDPLVFLHGFTLDRRSWYAQAEFFKTHYRVILVDALGHGKSDAVPGRYGRFERVEDLHKFFDAVGLNRIHLVGLSMGGSTAIGYALEHQDRLASLSLISTGASGYDIGRKYQKFDRLAREVSLEAAKESWKEMTLSWLKGPRAHVAELVGQMIDDHTGEIWKDPMRGKYRTQVDTDHVHQITVPTCIMIGELDKVFVPLSHVLHKHIAGSRLVEFPNIGHLINLEDPILFDNHLDSFLLCLGH
- the gatA gene encoding Asp-tRNA(Asn)/Glu-tRNA(Gln) amidotransferase subunit GatA, with product MSDYKSLTASEIANSVASGKLSAVEIAKEAIRLAKTEGKELNAFITICEEKALKQAAEVDACVMSKRTVGSLAGVPIAIKDNISYTDYPCTCGSHILEGYTPPYDATLVTRLIAEGAVIIGKTNMDEFAMGSSNENSYFGPVHNPVRKDLAPGGSSGGSAAAVAQGIVPLAFGSETGGSVRQPASFCGILGLKPSYGSISRYGLVAFASSTDQISPLARNAEDIALVYQAVAGRDRRDSTSVAFDHPDYPKMIKSDRKFRIGIPKEYFPAGLDREVNQVVQDAITALKKAGHTIVDVSLPSTDKGIAVYYVVACAEASANLARFDGVKYGIRESGDKSLAEMYSDTRAKGFGREVKRRIMLGTYTLSSGYYDAYYIKASKVRELLRREVERAFERCDLIICPTSPTPPFKLGEKVSDPLAMYLSDVYTVTASLTGHPAISVPHGMSSDGRPIGVQFMGRYLDELSLFQAAHILEKLK